The nucleotide sequence TCTTCGCGGAGATCGCGCAGTTTGGCGAGAACACGCCCTTGTCGAACCTGTTCGACAAGCGCTGGACGGTCGTTCTGGACGAAGCCGTTCCCTCGGCCCGTGAGGAGCACAAGACATTCCATTCCTTCCGGCATTTCGGCAATACGGAGATGATCCGGAAGCTGGTGCTCGATCCGATCCGCGAGTCGATGATGGGCTATGAGGGCGCCACCGTGAACTCACGGAACTACAAGAAGACGCTCAAGCCCGAAGATCTGCGAACGGCCATTGCCGCCATTCCCGAAGTTACGCGGGATTTACGCGCATATGACTGGACGCTCATTGGGCCATCGCTGATGCTCGGCTCTTTGGGGGACCAAGTACCGGCAAAGGGACGTTGGTCGCGCCGCCGATGCCTCTCGTCATCGTCTCCTCACTCTGCGCGCAAGGACGCTGCGAAAGGAGCTGGACGTTCCTCCCCGCATACGAGAGCGTGTCCACGCCGAAACGAGAAGCCGCTTCACCTGCCTTGAAGACCCATGCGCCACGTCAGCTTCGGTGATCAAGCTCGCTGAAGCCGACGTGCCGTTTTGCGCTCAGTATCGGCCATTCAGTAGCCTTCCGGCATCTCAGAAACGGACATCGGCGCAGATCGGATCATAGGTCTCAGACGCGCCAGGAGACGACTTTCGAACTTGCGCGGCTTACTGTCCGCTTATGATCTAGGAGCAGCCACTTCCGGGCGACGGCATGCACGAGGAGGCTGAGTTACTAGCTGGACGCGGCGTGTGCACCAGCCTGAATGAGCGCGGCGCACGGTCGAGACCACGGCCGGCCGGTCCGGGGGCCTGCCTCAACCGGGACTACGGGCTCCGGAATCGGACGGCCTCGTGAAAGCGATCGCCCGTCACGGCGACCTCGTAGGGCTGGAACAGGACCCGCACAGCGGTCAGGCCCCGTAATCCACCCGATGCGGTGCGCCAGCGGATCGACTGCCCCTCAGACAAGCCGAGGAGCGCGGCCCCGACGGGCGAGAGGACGGAGACCGCCGGAACCTCCGCATCCTCCTCGCCGGGATAGACGAGCGTCACACACCCGACGTGGTCGGTGACGTCGTCCCGGTACGCGACCCGCGCGTGCATGGTCACGACCTTCGCCGGTACAGCCTCCGGAGGCACCACCGTGGCGCGGTCGAGTTCCTCCGCCAGCCAGGCGGCCACTTCCGCCCGCGGATGCGGCGGCCGCGCGGCGACCACCACCGCGCGCAGCGAGCGCAGGTCCGTCATCGGGATGATCAGAGACGGTCGTTCCTCAAAGCTGGCGGGTACGGACATCGAGATCTCGTCAGGAGAGGACGGTTTGCGGGCACGGCGGCCTCGCATACGGTTCAGGCAAAGGCAGGCTCACGCACGTCCAGCACCGTCAGGCGCTTCGCCGCGCCGGTGCGCGTCACCCAGTCGATCGACTGTCCCGTGCCCAGGCCGAGCAGGGCCGCGCCGACCGGCGTCAGCACCGAGATCCTGCCCTCGCCGATGTCGGCCTCGCCGGGATAGACGAGGGTCACCGCCTGGACCTTGCCCGTGGTGTCGTCCCGGAACTCGACCTCGCAGCCCATCCGGACGAACCCGACGGCGGCCTTTCCAGACCGCACGACCTGCGCCCGGTCGAGCTCGTCCGCCAGGTAGCCAGCCACCTCCGGCATGCGGTCCATGGCTGCCGTCGCCAGCCCAGCCAACCGCTCATGGTCCTCCGCCGTCACCTTGATCTTCGGCAAGCTCCTGCCGCCGGCGGCCTTCCTCGTCATATCCATCTCGCAAATCCTAGCTCAGGCGGCGCGCGGGCCGGGGTCGTCGTCCTCGCCCGCCGGGACAGGCGGCTGGTTCAACTGCGGCCGCAGCAGGGGAACGACCGTTCGGTCGCGGGTATCGTCGGTGGTAGGTTCCGGAGCGGGGGACGGCTCAGGCATGTCGTCGGTCATGGGGGCCTCCTGCGCGAGTCGAGGCCGCGACGCCGGGGTCCTGGCGTCGCGGTCGCGCGAACGCGGACCCGGCGGCATCGGGTGCCACTGGCCTGCGCCTCATGGTCTGGAATGGGTACCGTCGAGCCTCTCGGCCGACCCTCGGGCGCTTCGCGGAAGCTGTCCCGGCTACCCCGAGCGGGACGGGCGGAGACGCACCGTCGGCTCGGGGCTACTTGCCCGCGATCAGGTTACCTGCCCGGAGCAGGCCACGGTTGAGGGTCGCGTCGAACGGCATGACCCCTTCAGGATTGGTCAAGCGGCAGCGCTTGTCAAACTCGCCCGCCAGTCCCGGACGGGGTGCCTCGGCCCGGCTTGACACCGCGCGGTGCGGTCCCGACGTTAGGGGTGTCATGTCGAACCGCCTCCAGAGCATCCGCCTCCTGGCGCGCTCGGGCAGCCTGCAAGCAGGCTCGTAGCCCTGGCGCTCCGCCGGCCCTTTCACGGGCTGCGGCCGAGGCCAGGGACGATCTCCAGCAACCCTTCCGCTCGCTCGCGCGGCGCCCTCCCGGACGCCGCCGGGGCCGTCCGTGCGCGCACCGGCCGCGCCGGCCGGTCATGCTGTGAGGTGCCAGGATGCACGCGGTCCATGAACTTCCGCCCATCACCGTCACGACCCGCGACTTCGACCGGCTCGTGACCTTCGGCCTCGACGCCTACCTGCGCGGCGAGAGCCACGCCGACTTTCTGCTCTGGGAGCTGAAGCGCGCGACCCTGTGCCCGCCTCGCGCGCTGCCGGGCGAGGTGGTCTCGGTGAACTGCCGGGTGCTCTACCGGCTCGACGACGAGCCGGGCGTGCGGGGCCACCTCCTCGTGCACCCCCACGACCTCACCAGCTTGCCCGACGAGCTCTCGGCCGCGTGCCCGCTCGGGACGGCGCTGCTCGGCCTGCGCGTGGGGGACCGCATGCCCTTCTGCGACAACCGCCTCGGCACCCAGCACGTGGTGACCGTGGAGGGCATCGGCTGGCGCTTCGTCGACGAGCCGGTCCCCGGCCGCACGCTCGCCCCGCGCAAGGCCTAGCCCCGGTCCCGCGGTCCCAGACAGGAGCCCGTCATGACATATCCACACCCGGGGCAGCCCGCCCCGGGAGGGATCGTGCACGTCGTCGGCGCCGGCCGACCCGAGCAGAAGAGAGACCATGCGTATCCTCGTCGCCACCGACTTCTCGCCTCGCTCGCAGCGGGCCGTGCGACGCGCCGGCATCCTCGCCGGTCAGCGCGGGGGCGACGTCATCCTGGTCCACGTGGTGGACGGCGCGCGCCCGCGGGAGGTCGCGCGCGACCTCCGCGAGGCGCAACGCATGGCCATCGAGCAGATCGCGGTCGTGCCGGAGCTCTTTCGCGTCGCGTGCCGCCCGCTCGTCATTGCAGGATGTCCTCCCGAGGCGATCCTCGACGCGGCAACGGCTCACGGGGCCGACCTGATCGTCGTGGGTGTCCCCCATAGGACGGCTGCGCGCGATTCCGGGCGGACGGTCCGCAGCCTGATCCGCGCCGCGGCATGCCCGGTCCTCGTCGTCGGCCGGTCCGCCGCGGGCCCCTACACCGGGATCGTGGTCCCGGTCGACTTCTCCGAAGCTTCGGCGCGGGCGCTGCGCAGCGTGGCGTCGCTCCGGCTCGCGGACGACGCCGACGTCACGGTCGTCCACGCCTTCGAGGCCCTGGGCAAGCCGAAGCTGTCCGCGTTTGGCATCGCGCGCGAGCACATTGAGGGCTACGTCGAGAGCTGGCGGTCCTCGTTCGCCGAGGAGGTCGAGGCCTTCCTCGAATCCGACGGTCTTGCAGGGTGGAACTGGTCGAGGCGGGTGGAGGAAGGGCCCCCGGACGAGGTCATCGTTCGCCTTGCCGCGCGGAGGCCCTCGGAGCTCCTCGTAATGGGCACGCATGCCCGAGCCGGAATCCGGAAGGCCTTTCTGGGAAGCGTCACCGAGGACGTCCTCGCCGCAGGCGGCATGGACGTGCTGGTGGTCCCCCCGCCTCGGTCCGGTGCCGGGCGCGGGTCAGGACCATCCGCGCACGCCTCGGCGGGCCGGGCCGAACGTCCGGCCTTGAGGGTCGTGACCGCGTGAGCGACCACGCGACTCGCCCCTCAAAGGCCGGCCGCCGCCGCACGTGTGGGCGGGCTTGGCAAACCGCGACGCGGCACGGTTCAATCCGCGAACGTCGGGACCACGTGGTTCGGCGAGGAAGGCTCGATGAGGATCATCGCCGCCCGGGCGACGGCCATCGCCCTCATGCTCCTGGTGCTGGGCCTGGCACGCCGGCTCGGGCAGTTCGGCACGCCCGCCGCGATCGAGGCCGGCCTCGTCGCCGCGGCGGCGGCCACCGTGGTCCTGCTCTTCGCCCGTCGGTGAGACGCGAAGCTGCGGCCCGAACGATCCTGGAGGGCGACCATGGGAAACCCGACACCTGAACCGGCCAACGCCGGGTTCGATACCGGTTTCGCCAAGGCGCCCTACCGGATCGGCACGGTGACCTTGATCGCGCGCGACGCGAGCGCCCTCGCGCGCTTCTACCAGGACGTCCTCGGGCTCGCTCCCGTCTCGCGGGATGCCGGCACGGTGCGCTTCGGCGTCGGCGATACCGTCCTAGTCACGCTTAGGCGGGATCCGGCGGCCCGTCCGTGGACATCCCGGGAGGCGGGGCTGTTCCACACCGCCTTCCTGCTGCCGGGCCGCGGCGACCTCGGCGCCTGGCTCCTGCACGCCGGCGAGCTCGGCATCACGCTCACGGGCGCCGCCGACCATCTCGTCAGCGAGGCCGTCTACCTCGACGATCCGGAGGGCAACGGCATCGAGATCTACGTTGACCGCCCGGCCGAAGCCTGGACATGGGCATCGAACGGCACGGTCGTGATGCGCAACGACCGGCTCGACCGTGCCGGCATCGTCGATGCGGCCGCCGGTCCCTGGGACAGGATGCCGGCCGGCAGCAGAGTGGGGCACGTCCACCTGCAGGTCGGGGGCCTCGACGTGGCGGAAGGCTTCCACACGGGTCTCCTCGGCTTCGACGTCATGTGTCGCTATCCGGGTGCCCTGTTCCTCGGCGCTGGCGGCCATCATCACCAGCTGGCTTGCAACGTCTGGAACAGCCGCGGCGCCCCCGTGCGCGACGGCGCGACGAACCGGCCTCGCCGAGGTCGAGCTGCGCGCCGAGGCGCCGATCCTGATGGCTGCGCGGACGTGCTGGCGGGACGGCGGCCTGCCCCTGGTCGAGGACGGGGACGCGCTCCTCGTGGCGGACCCGTGGGGAACGCGCTCGCGCCTCACCCCCATGCCCGGGACGACGGTCCGGGCTCGGCGCTGCTCTCAGCTCCGGGCGCGCGCCTGCCGACGGCACGCGCTGGGCAATATTCCGTAGGCGGCCCTGAAGCGACGGCCGAAATGCGTCATGTCTGAGAACCCCCAGCCGTAGGCGATCTCGCTCACCGTCCGGTGCATCTGGCTCGGGTCCTCAAGCGCGTCCCGACAGCGGGCGAGGCGCCGGGCCTGGATGAGCCGGCCCAGCGACGTGTCCTCATCGGCCAGGATGGCGTTGGCGTGGCGCGTGCTCACGCCGGCGGCGGCCGCGACCGCTTCCGTGTCCAGGCCGGGGTCGGCCAACATCTCCTCGATCGCCGCGTGCAGCCTCATGCGGACAAGCGAGCGGGTCGAAGAGCCGGGCGATACCCGCCGTTCCGCGGCCTTGCCCAACGCGAGCGCGAGGAGGTCGAGCAGGTGCGTCTCGACCATGTCCTCGGCCGCCGAACGCAATCGGCCGGCCTGAGGGGGCAGCATTGCCAGATATCCGGCCGCCAGCCTCCCCTCGGCGGTGCCCGAGGTGAGCGGACGCGCCGTCAGGTCGTGGATCGCCCCGAGGCGGCTCTCCAGCGCCCGTCGCTCCATGATCACCGTGAGGACCTCGGAATCCTCGGAGAAGCATCCCTCGTGCGGCAGCCGCGGGTCGACCAGCGCGACTTGCCCGGGCTCCAGCACGGCCTGCCGGCCATTCTGACGGAGGGTCTTCGTTCCCGACAGGGGCATGAAGACGAAGAGCTGCTCGTCGCTGGGCTGGCCGCTGTGGCGCTTCGTGTGCGAGATCCGAAGCTCCGAACTGCGTGCGAGCGCAAGCTTGATCCCGCCGATCGCGCCGGCGCGAAGTTCCGCCCTGAAAGCTCTCCTCCGGGCCGGGACAGCATCGTTCTCGATGATGTCTCGGCGGATGACGCTCATCCAGTAGTCGAAGCGGTCGCGCGGGTGGAGGCCGACCGTCGTAAAGATTTTTCGCATGACGCCTTCTCGTGCGGCCGAGAATCCATTCCGAGGAAGCCGATCCCGCACCCTGCCTGCTGGCTAATATGGCCCATCGACAGCGGGAATAGAGGCGCCCGCGACGACGGGCGGAGGACGCGTGCCGCGCTTCTATTTCGACATCGAGGTTGTCGGGACCGTCCGCGATGACGAGGGCCACGAACTTGCGGACCTGGATGCCGCGCGACGTCACGTTCGACGTGTCCTCGGCACTCTGCTCGCGCACGAGCTGCGCCGGGGCGGATCAGCCCTGATCGGAGTCCACGTGCGAGACGAAGCCGGGGAGCGCGTCGCGACGCTCGTCGGGCGCGGCGAGGTGTCGATCGACGAGATGACGGAAGCGTCTGCCGGTGAGCGTCTTCCCCAAGCGGACGGCTGCACGCCGAGCCCGCTGGTCCGGGCTGCGAACCACGCCGTCGCGGCGCAGGGTGCCATCCAAGAGGATGGGGACACCTCCCTCCGGCACCATGCCGAGATGCTGAGGTGGGCTATCGGGCGAATGATGATGCGGCGCCTCGCCCCGAAGACCCATCCCAGGCTTTAACGGGCGCAGGCGCCCGGTATTACAGCCTTGTACTTCCGGATCCGGAGACAACGCGACTGAATGCAAGAGGAGCTTTTGAAGTATTCTTCGATGGACTTCAACCACGACCGGGCATCCGCGCTGCTCGACTCGCCGGCGGGATTGTCTCGGCCGACGTGTCGAACAACTCCCTTCCCGCCGCCGCAATGCCGTCCCTGATCGCGAACGTGCATCTCGCCCTGCGAGGGTTGGGCGATGTCGCATCGGCCGCGTGCGCAGCGCCTGTCGAGACGTTTGAGAAGCCGACGCCGGCTCAGATCAGGAAATCCATCACCCCGGACGTTTTTGATCTCCTTCATCGACGGCAGGCCCTACAAGAACCTCAAGCGCCACATCGCAGCCCACGAGCTCGATCCCAAAGGCTATCGAGCGCGCTACGAGCTGCCCAAGGACTACCCTATGGTGGCGGCGAACTACGCGGCCCAGCGCTCCGCACTGGCCAAGGCCATCGGCCTCGGACGGCCAGGCGCGATGGGCTGAGGACGGCAAGCCGAAGGAGCGCGGTCAGAAGACCGGTTGACCGCGACCTTGCGCCAGGGGCTCCTCGGCGCATCCACTTGAGCCCGAGGCGTGCGCCCCTTCAGGGGCATCAGCGCGCGCGGGCTTGCGGCCGTGGGAGCCAGCCAGGCGCCGGCCGCCGCGAGCATCGTCTCGACGCCCGTGCGCAGGGTTGGGTTCAGGACCGGGGCGAACTCGGGTGAGTGGTTGGAGGGAAGCTCGTTCAGGGTGCCGGCCTTCTCGGCCTCGGCGTAGCGCTTCGGATCGGTACCGCCGACGAACCAGAACACGGACGGCACGTCCCAGGCCCGGGCGAACTCGGTAAAATCCTCGCTGGCCGCGGCATTACCGGAAGGCTGCACCCGCTCGTCGCCGAGACGCCGTTTCAGGGCGGCCGCCACCTTGGCGGTCGCGTCTTCGTCGTTCACCGTCAGCGGGAACGGCCCGAACATGGTGATGAGCGGCGGCTTCGGGGCACCCGACATCGACGCCTCGCCGGTGACGATCCGCTTCACCGACGAGAGGACCGTGTCCCGCACCTGATCGTCGAAGGTGCGGATGTTGAGCTGCAAGTCGGACTGATCCGGGAGTGCAGGGACCCGACCGTGACCACCGCACCGTCGGTCGTGGCGACCTCGCGCGAGACGATGGTCTGCAGCCGCATCACGGTTGCCGCCGCCATCACGACCGGGTCCACGGTGGATTCAGGGCCGGAGCCGTGGCCGCCGCGGCCGTACAGCGTCATCTTCAGGCTGTCGCTGCGGGAGAGGACGGGACCGCTCTTGAGGCGTACCTGCCCGGCCGGGAACGGCAGCACGTGCTGCCCGAGGGTGACGAACGGCTTCGGGAAGCGCTTCATCATCCCATCGCCGACCATCGCGCGAGCGCCTTCGCCGATCTCCTCGCCGGGCTGGAACACGGCCATGATGGTGCAGCGCCACCCGGCCTTGTTCGCGGCGAGGATTTGCGTCGCGCCCATCAGCCAGGTCACGTGCAGATCGTGTCCGCAGGAATGCGCGATCGCGGTCTCGCGGCCGGACGCCGGATCGGTGCCGGTCTTCACGCTCGCGTAGGGAAGCCCCGTGTCCTCCTTCATCGGAAGCGCGTCCATGTCGGCACGCAGGAGAACCGTCGGGCCCTCGCCATTGTGCAGGAGCCCGACGACGCCGGTGCCGCCCACGCCCTCCGTGACCTCGAAGCCCTGCTCCCGCAGCCAGCGCGCGGCGATGCCGGCGGTGCGCCGCTCCTGCATCGACAGCTCGGGGTTGGCGTGGATGTCCCGGTAGATGGCCTCCAGCTTCGTGAGCTGGTCGTCCGAGGGACCGGGCAACGCGCCTGTCCCGCAAGATGGGGACCGGAGAGGACGAGCAGCGCCGCGACGGCGAGGCTTCGGAAGCGTTCCCGGAACGGCCTCCTGGCTGCTCCTCGTCGAGAGAGGGCTTATCACGTCCCGTTCTAGGGGCCCGCGGTCCGGGGACGATAGCGCGGGAGCGCCCAGCCGAAGCGGAGCGAGGCGGCACGCACGGCGAGGCAGACCCCGAAGCCGGCCCCGAGCGCGACCTCCCGCGGCACGCCGAAGGCCGTCAGCCCGACGAAGGTCGCCGCCCCCGCAAGCGCCGCGGAGGCGTAGATCTCCCGGCTGAGGATCACGGGACTCTCGCCGCCGAGCAGGTCGCGGATCACGCCACCGAAGGTCGCGGTGACTACGCCCATGACCACGGCGACCG is from Methylobacterium radiodurans and encodes:
- a CDS encoding helix-turn-helix domain-containing protein, producing the protein MRKIFTTVGLHPRDRFDYWMSVIRRDIIENDAVPARRRAFRAELRAGAIGGIKLALARSSELRISHTKRHSGQPSDEQLFVFMPLSGTKTLRQNGRQAVLEPGQVALVDPRLPHEGCFSEDSEVLTVIMERRALESRLGAIHDLTARPLTSGTAEGRLAAGYLAMLPPQAGRLRSAAEDMVETHLLDLLALALGKAAERRVSPGSSTRSLVRMRLHAAIEEMLADPGLDTEAVAAAAGVSTRHANAILADEDTSLGRLIQARRLARCRDALEDPSQMHRTVSEIAYGWGFSDMTHFGRRFRAAYGILPSACRRQARARS
- the rnk gene encoding nucleoside diphosphate kinase regulator, coding for MDMTRKAAGGRSLPKIKVTAEDHERLAGLATAAMDRMPEVAGYLADELDRAQVVRSGKAAVGFVRMGCEVEFRDDTTGKVQAVTLVYPGEADIGEGRISVLTPVGAALLGLGTGQSIDWVTRTGAAKRLTVLDVREPAFA
- a CDS encoding GreA/GreB family elongation factor, whose translation is MHAVHELPPITVTTRDFDRLVTFGLDAYLRGESHADFLLWELKRATLCPPRALPGEVVSVNCRVLYRLDDEPGVRGHLLVHPHDLTSLPDELSAACPLGTALLGLRVGDRMPFCDNRLGTQHVVTVEGIGWRFVDEPVPGRTLAPRKA
- a CDS encoding universal stress protein — translated: MRILVATDFSPRSQRAVRRAGILAGQRGGDVILVHVVDGARPREVARDLREAQRMAIEQIAVVPELFRVACRPLVIAGCPPEAILDAATAHGADLIVVGVPHRTAARDSGRTVRSLIRAAACPVLVVGRSAAGPYTGIVVPVDFSEASARALRSVASLRLADDADVTVVHAFEALGKPKLSAFGIAREHIEGYVESWRSSFAEEVEAFLESDGLAGWNWSRRVEEGPPDEVIVRLAARRPSELLVMGTHARAGIRKAFLGSVTEDVLAAGGMDVLVVPPPRSGAGRGSGPSAHASAGRAERPALRVVTA
- a CDS encoding amidohydrolase, with amino-acid sequence MPGPSDDQLTKLEAIYRDIHANPELSMQERRTAGIAARWLREQGFEVTEGVGGTGVVGLLHNGEGPTVLLRADMDALPMKEDTGLPYASVKTGTDPASGRETAIAHSCGHDLHVTWLMGATQILAANKAGWRCTIMAVFQPGEEIGEGARAMVGDGMMKRFPKPFVTLGQHVLPFPAGQVRLKSGPVLSRSDSLKMTLYGRGGHGSGPESTVDPVVMAAATVMRLQTIVSREVATTDGAVVTVGSLHSRISPTCSSTSAPSTIRCGTRSSRR
- a CDS encoding DUF6894 family protein; protein product: MPRFYFDIEVVGTVRDDEGHELADLDAARRHVRRVLGTLLAHELRRGGSALIGVHVRDEAGERVATLVGRGEVSIDEMTEASAGERLPQADGCTPSPLVRAANHAVAAQGAIQEDGDTSLRHHAEMLRWAIGRMMMRRLAPKTHPRL
- a CDS encoding VOC family protein; protein product: MGNPTPEPANAGFDTGFAKAPYRIGTVTLIARDASALARFYQDVLGLAPVSRDAGTVRFGVGDTVLVTLRRDPAARPWTSREAGLFHTAFLLPGRGDLGAWLLHAGELGITLTGAADHLVSEAVYLDDPEGNGIEIYVDRPAEAWTWASNGTVVMRNDRLDRAGIVDAAAGPWDRMPAGSRVGHVHLQVGGLDVAEGFHTGLLGFDVMCRYPGALFLGAGGHHHQLACNVWNSRGAPVRDGATNRPRRGRAARRGADPDGCADVLAGRRPAPGRGRGRAPRGGPVGNALAPHPHARDDGPGSALLSAPGARLPTARAGQYSVGGPEATAEMRHV
- the rnk gene encoding nucleoside diphosphate kinase regulator, with the translated sequence MRGRRARKPSSPDEISMSVPASFEERPSLIIPMTDLRSLRAVVVAARPPHPRAEVAAWLAEELDRATVVPPEAVPAKVVTMHARVAYRDDVTDHVGCVTLVYPGEEDAEVPAVSVLSPVGAALLGLSEGQSIRWRTASGGLRGLTAVRVLFQPYEVAVTGDRFHEAVRFRSP